The Variovorax sp. S12S4 genome includes the window GACGCTCAAGCCGCAGCGCGTGTTTCTCAAGATGAATTCCGGCATGAACCGCCTGGGCTTCGCGCCCGAGCGCTTCGGCTCGGCCTGGACGCGCCTCAACGCGCTGCCGCAGGTGGACGAGATTTCGCTGATGACGCATTTCAGCGACGCCGACGGTCCGCGCGGCATTGCGCACCAGCTCGAAGCTTTCGAGCGCGTCACGCGCGACCTGCCGGGCGAGCGCTCCATAGCGAACAGCGCCGCCACCTTGCGCCATGCCTCGCAGACCCGCGGCGACTGGGTGCGCCCCGGCATCGTGCTGTATGGCAGCGCACCCGACTTTCCGCAGCACGACACCGAGCATTGGCAGCTGCAGCCCACCATGACGCTGTCGACAAAACTGATCGGGGTTCAGCAGCTGAAGGCGGGCGACACCATCGGCTACGGCTCCAACTTCACGGCCGACGGGCCGCTCACCATCGGTGTGGCAGCGGTTGGTTACGCCGACGGCTATCCGCGCCACTGCAACACCGGCACGCCGGTGCTGGTGAACGGCGTGCGCACTCGCATGGTGGGCCGCGTGAGCATGGACATGATCACCGTCGACCTCACGCCCGTGCCCGACGCGAAGTTCGGCGCCGAGGTCACGCTGTGGGGCCGTTCGGCCGCAACCGGCGCCGTGCTGCCCATCGATGAGGTCGCTCAGGCGGCCGGCACCGTCGGCTACGAACTCATGTGCGCGGTGGCGCCGCGCGTGCCGTTCGCTCCCGCCGACGAATGAAGGTTCTCTCCGACTGGCGCTCGGTGCGCCTGTGGGAAACGCAGCTCGAGCGCGACCTTCATCGCAACTACAGCCTGCGCACGCACGGCATCCTGATCGGCACCTTCACGCTGCTGCTGATGTGGGGCGTGTCGGCGGTGCAGATGCACGTGCTGGATGTGCAGTCTCTGGCCGTGCGCTATTTCCTCACGCTGGGCGTGGGATATCTCGGCTACCTGCTGGTGCTGCGCTGGTGGGCCAGGCGATTGGTCGAGGGACGCCGCGCCGACTTCGACGTCGATGCGCCCGACGTCGACCTTGGCGGCGGCTCCAACAATCATCCATCCGCAACCGGCACCGCCGAGGACGGCGGCGCGCTCTCCGATGCCGCCAGCGGCGCGCTCGAGGTCGCGGGCGGGGCCGACGAAGGCGCCATCATCGTGGTGCCCGTGGTCGCCATCTTCCTGATCTGCGTGGCCGTCGTGCTCGGCGCCGGCTCGCTCGTGCTGCTTTACTTCAGCTGGGACGCGCTGCTGGCCGTGGCGATCGAACTGGCGTTCTCGTTCGTATCGGCCCGCGCCGCGGTGCGTGTGGCGCGCGAAGGCTGGCTGATGGCCGCCGTGCGGCTGACCTGGAAGCCGCTGCTCGGTGCCATGCTGTGCGCCGTGGTCCTGGGCGCGGCGCTCGACCGCTTCATGCCCGAGGTCGATTCGCTGCCCGAAGCAGTACGGGTGCTGCTGAAGAAAAAGAACTGAGGCGGCCGCTCAATACAGCCCGAGCTGCCGCATCCGGAGCCGCGCCAGTCCCAGCAGCGCGTCGGTGAACGGCGTGGCCACCGCGGTCAGTTCGCCCAGTTCTCGCACTACGGTCACCAGCGCATCGAGTTCCACCGATCGCCCGGCCTCCACGTCCTGCAGCATCGAGGTCTTGAACGCGCCGAGCTTCATCGTCACCGCATGCCGGTCTTCGGGGCTCTGCGTGATCTCGATGCCGATGCGGCGGCCGATTTCTTTCGCTTCGAGCATCACGGCCGAGATGAAGCCGCGCACGTAGTCGTCGCCCATGATCAGGTCGGTGGTGGTGCCCGTCAGCGCGCTGATGGGGTTCACCGTCATGTTGCCCCAGAGCTTGAACCACACGTCCTTCTGGATTTGCGGCGACAGCGTGGCGTCGAAGCCGCCGTTCTTGAGCAGCTCGACCAGCTTCTTCACGCGCGGCGTGGCTTCGCCCGAAGGTTCGCCCACGATCAGCCCATTGCCGAAGTGATGCCGCACCACTCCCGGCGCATCGAGCGAGCAGCTCGCGTGCACCACGCAGCCGATCACGTTGCGCGCGGGAATGGCCTTTGCAATCGCACCGTCCGGATCGACGGCTGCGAGGCGGTGGCCGGTGATGGCCCCGCCGAATCCGCCTTCGAGAAACCACCAGGGCACGCCGTTCATCGCGACCAGCACGATGGTGTCGGGCCCGATCAGCGGGCCGATGCGCTCGGCCACGCCGGCCAGCGCGGGCGCCTTCACGGCAATGACCACCAGGTCTTGCGTGCCGAGCGATTCCGGGTCGGCCACCGCGTTGACCGGCACGCGCGTGCGCACGTCGCCGCGCATCAATGAGAGGCCGCCCTGCTGCAGCGCCTCGAGCGTGGCGCCGCGCGCCACCACATTGAGCCGCTCGCCGGCCTGCGCGAGGCCGGCGCCGATCCATCCGCCGATTGCGCCGGCGCCGTAGATGCAAATCTTCATGAAAAAGGCCGCCTCAGTTCTTGTAGCTCGGGTCGATGCGGTCGACCTGGCGCACCAGCGCATCGAACACGTCTTGCCCCGCGCCATGCTCGGGACTGAACTGCAGCGCATCGCGCGTGCAGCGCTCGGCGATTTCCTCGCTCACGGGAATGGCTGCGCCCATCGAGAAGGTGGCCATCTGGACTTCGCAGGCGCGCTGCAGGGTCCACAGGATGGCGAAGGTCTGGGGCAGCGTTTGTCCCCAGGCCAGCAGGCCGTGGTTGCGCAGGATCACCGCGTTGCGGTTGCCGATGCTCTTCAGCAGGCGCGGACCTTCGTCGGCATGGATGGTGATGCCCTCGAAGTCGTGGTACGCCACCATGCCGTGCAATTGGGCGGTATAGAAATTGGTCTGCTGCAGGCCGCCCTGCAGGCAGGCCACGGCCACGCCTGCCGTGGTGTGCGTGTGCATCACGCAGTGGGCGCCGGGCAGGCCATCATGAATGGCGGCATGCACCGTGAAGCCGGCCGGGTTGACCGGGTAGGTGGAACCATCGAGCACCTTGCCCTGCAGGTCGATCTTCACCAGGTTGCTGGCCGTGACCTCGCTGTAGTGCAGCCCGAAGGGGTTGATGAGGAACTGCTTCTCTCCGCCCGTCACGCTGTCGGGCAGCCGCAGCGTGATGTGGTTGTAGATCATCTCGGTCCAGCCCAGCATCGCAAACACGCGATAGCAGGCCGCAAGCTGTTCGCGCGCGGCGCGCTCGTCCGGATGGATCGAGGGATGGACCAGCGCCGATGGCGCCGCGGGAGTGGAGAGTGTGTTCATTGCAGTTCCTTCATACGGTTAGCCCTCTGCGGTGAAGCCGACTTCTTTCACGATCGGCGCCCACTTCGCGGTGTCTTTCTTGAGCAGGTCGGTCAGCTCGCCGGGCGTGGAAGACATGGCTTCCAGCCCGAAGTTGCCGAGCCCTTCGATCACGTCCTTGTGCGCCAGCGCGGTCTTCATGGATGCGTTCAGCCGCGCCACCACGTCCGGCGAGGCCTTGGCGGGCAGGAAGAAGGCGAACCATTCGCTGTGCGCCATGTCCTGGATGCCCTGCTCGCCGAAGGTGGGCACGTCGGGCGCGAAGCGGCTGCGCTTGAAGCCCGAAACGCCCAGGACGCGCACCTTGCCCGAGGCCAGGTGCTGCGTGATGTCGCCGATGGGCCCGGACACGGCCGAGATGTTGCCGCCCAGCAGGTCGAGCATGGCCGGCTGCGTGCCGCGGTAGGCGGCATGCTTGAGCTCGACGCCGCCCTTCTTGCCCAGCAGCGCGCCGATGAAGTGCGGCGTGGAGCCCGCGGCGGGCGAGCCGAAATTGGCGCCGGTCGGGTTGGCCTTGGCCCAGGCCAGGAACTCGGGCACCGTCTTCACGCTGGCCGGCACCGAGGGGCCGACTGCAAAGCCGAAGTCGAAGATGCACGCGATGCTGACCGGCGTGAGGTCGACCATCGGGTCGTACGGCAGCTTCTTGTAGATGTGCGGATAGATCGTGAGGATGGAAGTGGGCGTCTGCAGGATGGTGGCGCCGTCGGCGGGCCGGCCCTTCACGTAGCTCACGGCGATCTGGCCGCCCGCGCCTGTGCGGTTTTCGACCACGGCTGACTTGGCGTAGTCGGGGCTGAGCTTCTGCGCAATGCGCCGGCAGGTGGTGTCCGAGGTGCCGCCGGCCGCAAAGCCGGTGACGATGGTGGCGGTTTCGAGCGAAGCTTGCGCGAAGGCGTGCTGGCCCAGGCTGGCGAGCAGCGCCGAGGCGCCGGTGGTCTGCAGCAACTGGCGGCGGGTGAATGTCATGGTCTGTCTCCGGGTGTTGGTGGTTGGTTGCGGGTTCACGACTCGTCGCGCAGCCAGGTGACTGCGCCCGAATGGGTCACTGCGCCCTGATGGGCGGGGCGCACGGTGAGCGCATATTTTTCCAGCAAGCCGCGGTGCGGGACCCCCGCGTTTACCTCACGTTCGGAGAGCCGGAGCGCAATTTCTTCCGCCGTGAGTTCCACCGAAATGCTGCGCGCATCGGCGCGCGCGTCGATGGCCACCACGTCGCCGTCGCGCAGCACCGCAATCGGACCGCCGTCGGCTGCTTCCGGGCCCGCATAGCCGATGCACAGACCCCGCGTGGCGCCGGAAAAGCGGCCGTCGGTCAATAGCGCCACCTTGTCGCCCATGCCCTGGCCATAGAGCAGGGCGGTAATGCCCAGCATCTCGCGCATGCCGGGGCTGCCCTTGGGGCCTTCGTTGCGGATCACGATCACGTCGCCGGGCTGGTAGCGGCGGTTCTGCACCGCCGCCTGGGCTTCTTCCTCGGAGTTGAAGACCCGCGCCGGGCCGCGGTGCACCAGCGTCTGCAGGCCCGCGGTCTTGAGCAGCGCGCCGTCGGGGCAGAGGTTGCCCTTGAGCACCGCCAGCCCGCCGTCGCGGGTGATCGGGTTGCCGGCGTCGCGCACCACGCGGCCGTCGGGCACGGCGGCATCGGCCAGCTCTTCGGCCATGGTGCGGCCGGTGAAGGTGAGTGCGTCGCCGTGCAGAAAGCCTTGCTCCATGAGCGTGCGAAGAATGACGCCCGCGCCGCCGATGTAGAACACGTCTCGCGCCAGGTATTGGCCGCCCGGGCGCAGGTCGGCGATGAGCGGCGTGCGCGCGAAGATCTCGGCCACGTCGTCCAGGTGGAACTTGATGCCGGCCTCATGCGCAATGGCCGGCAGGTGCAGCGCGGCATTGGTCGAACCGCCCGTGGCCGAAACCACCGCGCAGGCGTTTTCGAGCGCCTTGCGCGTGACGATGTCGCGCGGCAGGGGGCTGTCGCCCATCACCGCCTTCATGAGGTTCTTCGCGGCGCGGCGCATCAAGGGCGCGCGTTCGCTGAACACCGCGGGCACCATGCTCGAGCCGATGGGCGCAAGCCCCAGCGCCTCGGACACCATGCCCATGGTGTTGGCCGTGAACTGGCCCGCGCAGGCGCCCGCCGTGGGGAGGCAGGCGCGGCTCATGGCGTCGAGTTCGCCGTGGGTGGCGGTGCCGGCCAGCACCTTGCCGATGGTTTCGTACGTATCGACCACGTTGAGGTCGCGGCCATCCGGTCCCGGCATCTGCCCCGGCAGCGCCGAGCCGCCATGCACGAACACGCTCGGCACGTTGCAGCGCACCATGCCCATCATCAAACCCGGCAGGTTCTTGTCGCAGGCACCGATGGCGAAGATGCCGTCCCACTGGTGGCCGCGCGTGGAGGCCTCGACGCTGTCGGCAATCAGCTCGCGCGAGATCAGCGAGAAGCGCATGCCCGAATGCGCCATGGTGAGCCCGTCGCTCACCGACACCACCGGGCATTCATGCGGCGTGCCGCCGCCGGCGTAGATGCCGGTCTTGGCGTGCTGCGCCTGCTCGCGCAGGTTGAGGTTGCACGGGCTCATTTCGCCGCCGGTGTGGAACACGCCGATGTGCGGACGTTCGATGTCCTCGTCGTCCTGGCCCAGCGCATGCAGAAAGCTGCGCGTGGTCGCGCGGATCGTGCCTTCGCGGATGGTGGCGGAGCGGAAGCGCTTGGGCTTGGGGTCGGTCGGGGAAGTCATGGCACGGGCAAGCGAAGGGTTTCAGTAGCCGTTGGGCGTGGCGGCGCCCGCGGCGTTCTTGTCGGTTTTGTCGTTCTTGTATTTGGCCGCCAGCTGCTTCGCCGCCGCCGTGAGCAAGATGGTGTCCACCCCCACGGCCACGAATTGCGCGCCGGCCGCCAGCCACTTGCGCGCCTGCTCCTCGGTCGTCGAGAGAATGCCCGGCGCCTTGCCGGCCTTGCGGATGCGCGCAATGGCGTCGGCGATCACGGCCTGCACCTCGGGGTGGTTCGGCTGGCCGACGAAGCCCATCGATGCCGACAGATCGGCCGGCCCGATGAACACGCCGTCCACGCCCGGCGTGGCCGCAATGGCGTCGAGGTTCTTCATGGCTTCGACCGTCTCGGCCTGCACCAGCAGGCAGGTCTGCGCGTTGGCTTCATGCAGGTAGCCGGGGTAGGCCTGCCAGCGCGAGGCGCGCGCCAGGGCGCTGCCCATGCCGCGAATGCCCTCGGGCGGGTAGCGCATGCCCCGCACCATGCGTGCGGCCTGTTCGGCGGTGTCGACCATGGGCACCAGGATGGTTTGCGCGCCGATGTCTAGGTATTGCTTGAGCAGCGTGGTGTCGCCCACCGGAACGCGCACCACGGGGTGCGAGCGCTCCGACTCGGGCTGCGCCGACCACGTACTGGAGATGCCCTGCAGCTGCGCGAGCACCGAACGCACGTCGTTGGGCGCATGCTCGCCGTCGACCAGCAGCCAGTCGAAGCCGGTGCCGGCCAGGATCTCGGCCACGTAGCCATCGGCCAGGCCGACCCAGAGGCCGATTTTCTGTTCGCCGGCCTGCATGGCCTGCTTGAAGGTGTTGAGCGGTGTTTGCATGGAAGTCTTTCAAGCGAAACGAAAGGCGATGCTGCCGAGCGGGCCGTAGTCGGCGTGGAAGGTGTCACCCGGCAGGGCGGTGGTCGGTCGCGTGAACGAGCCGCCGAGCACCACTTCGCCGGCCTCGAGGTATTCGTCCCACGGCGCGAGCTTGTTGGCCAGCCAGGCCACGCCCGTGGCCGGATGGTTGAGCACGGCCGCGGCCACGCCCGATTCCTCGATCACGCCGTTCTTGTAGAGCAGGGCGCTGACCCAGCGCAGATCGACCGCATCGGGCTTGACCGGGCGCCCGCCGAGCACGATGCCCGCATTGGCCGCGTTGTCGGCAATGGTGTCGAACACCTTGCGCGGCGCTTTTGTGTGGCGGTCGAACTGCTCGATGCGCGCGTCGATGATCTCGATGGCGGGCACCACGTAGTCGGTGGCAGCCAGCACATCGAAGATGGTCACGTTCGGACCCTGCAGCTTCTTGCCGATAATGAAGGCCAGCTCCACCTCGATGCGCGGCGCGATGAAGCGCTTGAAGGGAATGTCGCCGCCCTGCTCGAAAAACATGTCGTCGAGCAGCGTGCCGTAGTCGGGCTCGTCGATCTGGCTGGACAGCTGCATGGCGCGCGAGGTAAGGCCGATCTTGTGGCCCTTCACGGTGCGGCCTTCTGCAATCTTGGCCTTGACCCATTCGCGCGAGATGGCATAGCCGTCTTCCACCGTCATCTCGGGAAAGCGCTTGGAGAAGTGCTCGACCTGCACGCGCGACTTCTCGCTCTCGTGCAACTCGGCCGCGAGCCTGGCGATGGTGTCGGAAGTGAGCATGACGTTATTTGTTGAAGAGGGGATGCAGGTTGCTGTGCTTGCCGTCATACACCTGACCCGGGCTTTCGTCGATCTGCAGCGTGATGCCGATGTGGCGCTTGTCGAAGATGGGCTCGAAATGCGCGCGAACGTCGGCCAACAGCTCGTCGCCGGCTTTTTTCTTCACGGCTTCGGAGCGCCCGCTCGCCATGCGGATGTTGAGGTACACGAAGGCGTAGTCGGCCTTGCCGTCGGCCACCGCATAGTGCGCCGCCGGGTACGCCAGCACGCGCGTTCCGCCAATGGGAAACACCGGCTTGCCGGCCTCGTCCTGCTGCTTCAGCATGGTGTCGGCCAGCGTGCGGCAAAGCACTGACATATCGGTTTCGGCTTCGATGTTGGGTGTGTACAGAATGACGAGGTGCGGCATGCCGGTGTTCCGTTCATTTATTCAATGGACATCGTCGCGGCGGTGCATGTCACCGCGAAGATGGGTATGGCCTTCATGTGCAGGATTTCGCCCTTGCCGCGCGCTGCGGCCGCCACGCTCAGAAAGGTGCGGATCTCGAAGCCGCCCTGGCCCGCTTCGCGGTAGGTGGCTTCGTCGTTGTAGTCGGCCTGCGAGAGCAAGGCTTCGCGGTCGTTGGCGCACCAGCGGCGCATGAACTCGGCGTCCCACTCGGCGTTCACCTTGCCCGAATCGGGCGTGGCGGGCCAGTGCGAAATGCCGCCGGTGCCCACCAGCGCAATGCGTTCGGGCGCCTTGTCGCAGGCACGGCGCAGTGCCTCGCCAAAGGCCCAGGCGCGGTGCAGCGGCGTGAGCGGCGGGCCCTGGCAGTTGATATTCACGGGGATGACCTTGGTGTCGAACTTCGGCGTGAGAAAGTGCAGCGGCACCATGATGCCGTGGTCGAACTTCCATTCTTCCGCATAGGCCACATCCACCGTCTGCATCACTTCGCGGATCAGGCGCTGCGAAAGTGCGGCATCTCCCGGCACCTTCGTTTTCTCGATGCCGAGCCACTTCGGGTCTTCGATCGGCCCTTCGTAGCTGTCGGCCATGCCGATGGCGTAGGCGGGCATGTTGTTCATGAAAAAATTTGCGAAATGCTCGGCCGCGACAACGATCACGGCATTGGGCCTGGTCGCGCGCATGGCTTCGCCGAAGCGGTGAAACTGCGCGTGAAATTCGTCTTTCACGGCCGGATCGGCCAGGTGGGCGCGTCCGGTGATGCCGGGGGCGTGGCTGCAAACGCCTGCAAATACAAGACTCATACGCCTGCCACCTTTTCGTCTGTGCCCGTTATCATCGCGTAGATGCCTGCGCGCACGGGACCGTATTTGCGTACGCCTTCGCGCATGGCTTCGAGGTAGTCGGCCCATGCAATGCCCAAGAGCGGCGCGAAGTGCATGAGCAGTTGTCCGTTGCAGCCGAGCACGTAGAGCTTTCCGATGTCGCCTTTGTCTATGGCTTCACGCTCTTCTTCGTTGAAATCATAGGCTGCCAGCAAGGCTTTGCGCGTTTCGCCGGCTTCTGCGTAGCGGCGCTGCACGTCGGTGTCGCGGTTGAGGGCGAACAGGAATTTCTGCATGGCGTAGAGGCTCATTGCGATTGCTCTGCGTTGTGGTTCAGGGCGTGTGCAAAGGCCACCGGATACTCCCCTCCGCGAATGTCCCCGGGGCTGCGCCCCTCCTCCTTTATTTCGCTGCGCGGAGCACCCGATGCCCTGTGCACCTGGGCACGCTCTGGGTGTACCGCTGATCAACGACTGCCCTGAATCACGCACCCGCTGGCGGGGTGCCTTGCGCAGCGAAATAAAGGAGGAGGCCGCAGGCCGGGGGACATTCGCGGAGAAAGGTAGCCCGTCGGCGGGTGCGCACCCAGGACGGTATTCCGATTGCATCTCACACCCCCCAATGCGGAATATGGTGCGACCCCATCGACACCGCAACATTCTTCGGTTCGCAGAACACTTCATAGCTCCACGTACCGCCTTCGCGCCCCGTCCCAGAGGCCTTGGTGCCGCCAAAGGGTTGTCGAAGGTCTCGTACGTTCTGGCTGTTGACGAAGCACATGCCAGCCTCCACCGCAGCCGCCACGCGGTGCGCACGGCCGATGTTCTCGGTCCATACGTAGCTCGAGAGACCGTACTCGATGTCGTTGGCCAGGCGGATCGCATCGGCCTCGTCCTTGAACGGAATCAGGCAGGCGACCGGGCCGAAGATTTCTTCTTGCGCAATCCGCATGCGGTTGTCGACGTCGGCGAAGACCGTGGGCATCACATAGTTGCCCTTCTTCACGCGGTCGGGCAGGTTGCTTGGAACCTCGAGTCCGCCGCACAAGAGCGTCGCGCCTTCCTTCGGGCCGAGCTCGATGTAGCTGCGCACCTTTGCCAGGTGGCCTTGTGAAATCATCGGGCCGACGATGGTCTTCTCGTCGAGCGGGTCGCCCACGGTGATGCGCTTCGCGCGTTCGGCAAACTTCGCTGCAAAGTCCGCATAGATCGACTGCTGCACCAGGATGCGCGAGCCGGCCGTGCAGCGCTCGCCGTTGTTGCTGAAGATCATGAACACCGCCGCGTCCAGCGCACGGTCGAGATCGGCGTCGTCGAAGATCACGAACGGGCTCTTGCCGCCCAGCTCCATGCTGAATTTCTTCAGGCCCGCGCTCTTCACGATGCGGTTGCCGGTGGCAGTGGAGCCGGTGAACGAGATTGCGCGCACATCGGGGTGCGCCACCAGCGGCTCGCCCGCTTCCTTGCCGTAGCCGTGCACCAGGTTCAGCACGCCCGCCGGAATGCCCGCTTCGAGCGCGAGCTCGCCCAGCCGCGCAGCCGTGAGCGGCGAGAGCTCGCTCATCTTCAGCACCGCGGTATTGCCGAAGGCGAGGCAGGGCGCGACTTTCCAGGTGGCCGTCATGAAGGGCACGTTCCACGGGCTGATGAGCGCGCACACGCCCACCGGGTGGAACAGCGTGTAGTTCAGGTGCGTGGGCGTGGGATAGGTGTGGCCGTCGACGCGCGTGCACATCTCGGCAAAGTAGTAGAAGTTGTCGGCCGCACGCGGAATGAGCTGCTTGCCGGTTTGCGAGATGACCTGGCCGCAGTCGTTGGTCTCGGTCTGTGCGATCTCGGGCACGTGCCTGGCGATCAGATCGCCGAGCTTGCGCACCAGCTTTGCGCGCTCGGTCGCGGGCAGCCCGGCCCACTTGGGGAACGCTTCCTTGGCCGCAGCCACGGCCGCAATCACTTCGGCTTCGCCGCCCGACGCAACCTCGGCCAGCACCTCTTGCGTGGCGGGATTGACGGTTTCGAAGTAGTCGGTGCCGGCAACGCTCTTGCCGCCGATGAGGTGATGGATCTGTTGCATGGGTTCCCTGCGAGGGTCGGTCAGTCGAGTTTGATATCGCGCGCCTTGATCAAGGCGTGCCATTTCTTGCGCTCGGCGTCGACGAAGCGCGCCATCTCGGCGCCGTCGACGGGGCGTGCTTCCCAGCCGGCATCGAAGAGCTTCTGGCGCACGCCGGCGTCGGCCATGGTCTTTTGCAGGTCGGCGCCGAGGCGGGCTTGCGCGTCCTTCGGCGTGGCGGCGGGCACCACGAGGCCCTGCCAGGTGTAGGCCTCGACGCCGGCGTAGCCCAGCTCCTTGGCGGTCGGCACATTGGGCAGCTGCGGAATGCGTTCGGCACCCATCGTGATGAGGGGCACCACCTTGCCGGCCTTGACCGCACTCACGCCGCTGGGCAGGTCGAGCATCATCAGCGGCACCTGGCCGCCCATCAAGTCTTGCAGGGCGGGTGCGCCGCCCTTGTAGGGCACGTGCAGCATCGAAACGCCGGCTTCACGTTGGAAGAGTTCCAGTGCCAGGTGGTGCGGGCTGCCGGCGCCCGGCGTGGCAATGCTGTATTTGCCCGGCGATGCCTTCAGCGCGGCGATCAGCGCCTTGGCATCGGCCAGGCCCGCATTGGGCGCGGCCGTGATGACCAGCGTCGAGCGGCCCATCATGCCCACCATTGCGAAGTCTTTCTCCGCGTCGTAGGGCAGCTTCTTGTAGAGCGCGGGGTTGTACACCAGCACGCCGTTGTCGGCCGAAAACACGGTGTAGCCGTCGGCGGGCGAGCGCGCCACGTTCTCCGACGCGATGATGGCGCCCGCGCCAGGGCGGTTGTCCACCAGCACCGGCTGCCCCAACTGCTGCGAGAGTTGCGCGCCGGCGGTGCGCGCGAGAAAGTCGGTGCCGCCGCCCGCGGGATAGCCCACCACCCAGCGCACGGGCTTGGCGGGAAAGGCCTGTGCCTGCGCATGGGGTGCGCTGGTGGCGGCGGCGAAAGCCACCAGGGCCGCTGCGAGCCCGAGCTTGTTCCTGATCGTCATGTGGTTTGTCTCTTCTGTAGTTGGTATGTGGGGCGAAGCAGGCGGCGCGTGCGGTGCGGCGCTAGGTGGCTAGGTATTTAGGTACCGCCGGAAATGGTGTTGACCAGCGCGCCGATGCGCTCGATCTCGGTCATCACCACGTCGCCGGGCTTGCAGTCGACCACCCCGTCCGGCGTGCCGGTGAGGATCAGGTCGCCCGGCGAGAGCGTCATGAAGCGGCTGAAATACTCGATGAGGAACGGCGCATCGAAGATCATGTCGCGCGTGCTGCCTTGCTGCGTCACCGTGCCGTTCACCGTCGTCTTGAGCGCGAGCGCCATCGGGTCGGGCACGTCGGCCGCATCGACGAACCACGGGCCCAGCGGCGTGCAGGTGTCGCGGTTCTTCACGCGCAGGTTGGGGCGATACCAGTTCTCGAGATAGTCGCGAATCGCATAGTCGTTGGCCACGGTGTAGCCGCCGATGAAGTCGTAGGCGTCATCGCGCCTCACGCTCTTCGCGGTCTTGCCGACCACGATGGCGAGCTCGCATTCGTAGTGCATGAACTGCACGCCGCTCGGGCGGTGCGTGTGCTGGCGGTGGCCGATGAGCGTGCTCTGTCCCTTGACGAACACCAGCGGTTCCTCGGGCGCCTTGAACTCGAGCTCCTTCGCGTGATCGGCGTAGTTGAGGCCCAGCGCGAGGATGGTGCGGGGCCGCGCCGTGGGTGCGAGCGGCGGCAGCCAGGTGAGCCGCTCTTGCGGCACGATGCGGCCGTCGTCCAGGCGCACGGCCGCGTCGGACTGGCCGCCGAATTCGTGGGCGACACCGGTGTGCTCGCGGCCTTCGAAGATGACGCGTGCGTGCTTCATGCGGTGGTCTCCTGCACCAGCGTGTTGATCAATGTCTCGAAGCCAGGCGAAGA containing:
- a CDS encoding class II aldolase/adducin family protein produces the protein MNTLSTPAAPSALVHPSIHPDERAAREQLAACYRVFAMLGWTEMIYNHITLRLPDSVTGGEKQFLINPFGLHYSEVTASNLVKIDLQGKVLDGSTYPVNPAGFTVHAAIHDGLPGAHCVMHTHTTAGVAVACLQGGLQQTNFYTAQLHGMVAYHDFEGITIHADEGPRLLKSIGNRNAVILRNHGLLAWGQTLPQTFAILWTLQRACEVQMATFSMGAAIPVSEEIAERCTRDALQFSPEHGAGQDVFDALVRQVDRIDPSYKN
- a CDS encoding 2-dehydropantoate 2-reductase, with the protein product MKICIYGAGAIGGWIGAGLAQAGERLNVVARGATLEALQQGGLSLMRGDVRTRVPVNAVADPESLGTQDLVVIAVKAPALAGVAERIGPLIGPDTIVLVAMNGVPWWFLEGGFGGAITGHRLAAVDPDGAIAKAIPARNVIGCVVHASCSLDAPGVVRHHFGNGLIVGEPSGEATPRVKKLVELLKNGGFDATLSPQIQKDVWFKLWGNMTVNPISALTGTTTDLIMGDDYVRGFISAVMLEAKEIGRRIGIEITQSPEDRHAVTMKLGAFKTSMLQDVEAGRSVELDALVTVVRELGELTAVATPFTDALLGLARLRMRQLGLY
- a CDS encoding 5-carboxymethyl-2-hydroxymuconate Delta-isomerase, with translation MPHLVILYTPNIEAETDMSVLCRTLADTMLKQQDEAGKPVFPIGGTRVLAYPAAHYAVADGKADYAFVYLNIRMASGRSEAVKKKAGDELLADVRAHFEPIFDKRHIGITLQIDESPGQVYDGKHSNLHPLFNK
- the alr gene encoding alanine racemase — encoded protein: MPRPILATVHTAALRHNLDRVRRAAVDARVWAVVKANAYGHGIERVYEGLRGADGFALLDLAEAERVRALGWRGPVLLLEGVFDARDLELCSRLDLWHTVHCDEQIDMLAAHKTLKPQRVFLKMNSGMNRLGFAPERFGSAWTRLNALPQVDEISLMTHFSDADGPRGIAHQLEAFERVTRDLPGERSIANSAATLRHASQTRGDWVRPGIVLYGSAPDFPQHDTEHWQLQPTMTLSTKLIGVQQLKAGDTIGYGSNFTADGPLTIGVAAVGYADGYPRHCNTGTPVLVNGVRTRMVGRVSMDMITVDLTPVPDAKFGAEVTLWGRSAATGAVLPIDEVAQAAGTVGYELMCAVAPRVPFAPADE
- the hpaI gene encoding 4-hydroxy-2-oxoheptanedioate aldolase; translated protein: MQTPLNTFKQAMQAGEQKIGLWVGLADGYVAEILAGTGFDWLLVDGEHAPNDVRSVLAQLQGISSTWSAQPESERSHPVVRVPVGDTTLLKQYLDIGAQTILVPMVDTAEQAARMVRGMRYPPEGIRGMGSALARASRWQAYPGYLHEANAQTCLLVQAETVEAMKNLDAIAATPGVDGVFIGPADLSASMGFVGQPNHPEVQAVIADAIARIRKAGKAPGILSTTEEQARKWLAAGAQFVAVGVDTILLTAAAKQLAAKYKNDKTDKNAAGAATPNGY
- the ilvD gene encoding dihydroxy-acid dehydratase codes for the protein MTSPTDPKPKRFRSATIREGTIRATTRSFLHALGQDDEDIERPHIGVFHTGGEMSPCNLNLREQAQHAKTGIYAGGGTPHECPVVSVSDGLTMAHSGMRFSLISRELIADSVEASTRGHQWDGIFAIGACDKNLPGLMMGMVRCNVPSVFVHGGSALPGQMPGPDGRDLNVVDTYETIGKVLAGTATHGELDAMSRACLPTAGACAGQFTANTMGMVSEALGLAPIGSSMVPAVFSERAPLMRRAAKNLMKAVMGDSPLPRDIVTRKALENACAVVSATGGSTNAALHLPAIAHEAGIKFHLDDVAEIFARTPLIADLRPGGQYLARDVFYIGGAGVILRTLMEQGFLHGDALTFTGRTMAEELADAAVPDGRVVRDAGNPITRDGGLAVLKGNLCPDGALLKTAGLQTLVHRGPARVFNSEEEAQAAVQNRRYQPGDVIVIRNEGPKGSPGMREMLGITALLYGQGMGDKVALLTDGRFSGATRGLCIGYAGPEAADGGPIAVLRDGDVVAIDARADARSISVELTAEEIALRLSEREVNAGVPHRGLLEKYALTVRPAHQGAVTHSGAVTWLRDES
- a CDS encoding Bug family tripartite tricarboxylate transporter substrate binding protein, translating into MTFTRRQLLQTTGASALLASLGQHAFAQASLETATIVTGFAAGGTSDTTCRRIAQKLSPDYAKSAVVENRTGAGGQIAVSYVKGRPADGATILQTPTSILTIYPHIYKKLPYDPMVDLTPVSIACIFDFGFAVGPSVPASVKTVPEFLAWAKANPTGANFGSPAAGSTPHFIGALLGKKGGVELKHAAYRGTQPAMLDLLGGNISAVSGPIGDITQHLASGKVRVLGVSGFKRSRFAPDVPTFGEQGIQDMAHSEWFAFFLPAKASPDVVARLNASMKTALAHKDVIEGLGNFGLEAMSSTPGELTDLLKKDTAKWAPIVKEVGFTAEG
- the hpaH gene encoding 2-oxo-hept-4-ene-1,7-dioate hydratase; translation: MLTSDTIARLAAELHESEKSRVQVEHFSKRFPEMTVEDGYAISREWVKAKIAEGRTVKGHKIGLTSRAMQLSSQIDEPDYGTLLDDMFFEQGGDIPFKRFIAPRIEVELAFIIGKKLQGPNVTIFDVLAATDYVVPAIEIIDARIEQFDRHTKAPRKVFDTIADNAANAGIVLGGRPVKPDAVDLRWVSALLYKNGVIEESGVAAAVLNHPATGVAWLANKLAPWDEYLEAGEVVLGGSFTRPTTALPGDTFHADYGPLGSIAFRFA